A stretch of Streptococcus chenjunshii DNA encodes these proteins:
- a CDS encoding ABC transporter ATP-binding protein, which yields MLKIFKRLNAKEWGMIFLSTVFICLAVWMDLKTPSYMSEITTLLQTEGTTAADIMGPGSKMLILSFSSFMSAVVVGFLAARTAASFTTRLRADIFNQVMDYSDAEIKKFSIPSLLTRTTNDLTQLQILITMGMQVVTRGPIMAVWALTKIWGKSSEWSWSVGGAVFIVLILLSVMLFVAFPRMSKIQSLTDALNSTTREILSGIRVVRAYNAEDYQDAKFTKENDKLTKLNLFVHRLMALMNPVMTLVSSGLTLAIYWIGAHLIDRISVSAADMSQAAADVKDRVAVFSDMVVFSSYAMQVVMGFMMMVAIFIILPRALVSAGRINEVLALDSTVSFKEKGDKTGNQTGTVVFRDVSFRYAEDSEAVIEHVSFRAESGQTVAFIGSTGSGKSTLVNLLPRFYDVTEGSILVDGVDIRDYSHEDLNSKIGYIPQKAVLFSGTIRSNIEFGVSSQTPLDDDKIWEALDLAQAKDFVANKEQGLDAEVAQGGTNFSGGQKQRLAIARALARKPEILIFDDSFSALDYKTDRILRENLAKQTDRMTKLIVAQRISTIMDADQILVLDEGKVVGQGTHKELLADNKVYQEIAYSQLSKEELENGK from the coding sequence ATGTTAAAAATTTTTAAGCGCTTGAATGCTAAGGAATGGGGGATGATCTTCCTTAGCACAGTATTCATTTGTCTGGCTGTTTGGATGGATTTAAAAACGCCGTCTTATATGTCGGAAATTACCACTTTGCTGCAGACTGAAGGAACGACTGCTGCTGATATCATGGGGCCAGGCTCCAAGATGCTTATCTTGTCGTTTTCCAGTTTTATGAGTGCAGTAGTTGTTGGCTTTTTGGCAGCACGGACAGCAGCCAGTTTCACTACCCGTTTGCGGGCTGACATTTTTAATCAGGTGATGGATTATTCGGATGCTGAAATTAAGAAATTTTCTATCCCCAGCCTGCTGACACGGACAACCAATGATTTAACTCAGCTGCAGATTCTTATCACAATGGGAATGCAGGTTGTAACCCGCGGTCCGATTATGGCTGTCTGGGCTTTGACGAAAATTTGGGGCAAAAGTTCAGAGTGGAGCTGGTCTGTCGGCGGAGCGGTGTTTATTGTGCTGATTTTACTGTCAGTTATGCTGTTTGTAGCTTTTCCGCGCATGAGTAAGATTCAGTCTCTAACTGATGCTTTAAACAGCACGACCAGAGAAATTCTTTCGGGAATCCGGGTGGTACGTGCCTATAATGCTGAAGACTATCAGGATGCAAAATTTACCAAAGAAAATGATAAATTGACCAAGCTCAATCTCTTTGTCCATCGGCTTATGGCACTTATGAATCCTGTGATGACACTGGTTTCAAGCGGTTTGACTTTGGCCATTTATTGGATTGGTGCACATTTAATTGATCGTATCAGCGTGTCGGCAGCCGATATGAGCCAGGCTGCGGCTGATGTTAAAGATCGTGTGGCTGTTTTCAGTGATATGGTGGTCTTTTCATCCTATGCTATGCAAGTTGTCATGGGCTTTATGATGATGGTGGCTATCTTCATTATTTTGCCGCGGGCACTTGTTTCTGCCGGCCGTATTAATGAAGTATTGGCACTGGATTCAACTGTTTCCTTTAAAGAAAAAGGAGATAAAACGGGCAATCAGACCGGCACCGTTGTCTTTAGAGATGTTTCTTTCCGCTATGCTGAAGATTCTGAGGCCGTCATCGAACATGTCAGTTTTAGGGCTGAATCAGGTCAGACGGTAGCTTTCATTGGCTCGACAGGATCTGGGAAATCAACTCTCGTTAACTTGCTCCCGCGTTTTTATGATGTGACAGAAGGCAGTATTTTAGTTGATGGTGTGGATATTCGTGATTACAGTCATGAGGATTTAAACAGTAAAATTGGTTATATCCCGCAAAAAGCAGTTCTTTTCAGCGGAACAATTCGTTCCAATATAGAATTTGGGGTAAGCAGTCAAACGCCGCTTGATGATGATAAGATTTGGGAGGCTTTGGACTTGGCGCAAGCCAAAGATTTTGTCGCTAATAAAGAGCAGGGACTGGATGCAGAAGTTGCTCAGGGGGGTACCAATTTTTCGGGCGGTCAAAAACAGCGATTGGCTATCGCCCGTGCTTTAGCGCGCAAACCAGAAATTTTGATTTTTGATGACTCTTTCTCAGCCTTAGATTATAAAACAGACCGTATTCTGCGTGAAAACCTAGCTAAGCAGACCGATCGGATGACTAAGCTGATCGTTGCTCAGCGTATTTCAACAATTATGGATGCTGATCAAATTTTGGTTTTAGATGAAGGCAAAGTGGTCGGTCAGGGAACCCACAAAGAACTGCTGGCTGATAATAAAGTCTATCAGGAAATTGCTTATTCACAACTATCTAAGGAGGAGTTAGAAAATGGGAAATAA
- a CDS encoding HdeD family acid-resistance protein, which yields MKWFPLIAGIFAILTGFYLFANPLITVASLGWFLALIVFVSGVTNLMRYFSGGRDTRSFWDLLQSILSIAFGIVLLSSSAFSLSGAVITILAYWVLLSGIFRLAAGIQLRRAGALGSSPLLFSAALTIILGLILLGQPILTAALIGRFIAVLFMGIGIQAIYTFINMR from the coding sequence ATGAAATGGTTTCCACTAATCGCAGGGATTTTTGCAATACTGACAGGTTTTTATCTTTTTGCCAATCCATTGATTACAGTAGCGAGTCTGGGCTGGTTTCTAGCCTTGATAGTTTTTGTATCCGGGGTGACAAATTTGATGCGTTACTTTTCTGGCGGCAGAGACACCAGGTCCTTTTGGGATTTGCTGCAGAGTATTCTTTCTATCGCTTTTGGAATCGTTTTATTAAGCAGCTCTGCTTTCTCTCTTTCAGGTGCAGTTATCACTATCTTAGCTTATTGGGTTCTTTTAAGCGGTATCTTTCGTCTGGCTGCCGGAATTCAGCTGCGCAGAGCTGGAGCATTAGGCAGCAGCCCTTTGTTGTTTTCCGCAGCTCTCACAATTATTCTGGGACTTATCCTTCTGGGTCAGCCTATTTTGACAGCTGCGCTTATCGGCAGATTCATTGCCGTTCTATTTATGGGAATCGGCATACAGGCTATCTATACTTTTATTAATATGCGATAA
- the gdhA gene encoding NADP-specific glutamate dehydrogenase: MTRGKEYVAGVFEKVKAQNSHEAEFLQAVEEVFDSLVPVFDKYPQYIEENILERLVEPERVLSFRVPWVDDQGQVRVNRGYRVQFSSAIGPYKGGLRFHPSVNQSIIKFLGFEQIFKNSLTGLPIGGGKGGSNFDPKGKSDNEVMRFTQSFMTELQKYIGPDTDVPAGDIGVGGREIGYMFGQYKRLNGYKNGVLTGKGLTYGGSLARTEATGYGAVYFAEQMLKARGEGFAGKTAIVSGSGNVAIYATEKLHALGAKVVAVSDSSGYVYDKDGINLETLKQLKEVERARIVKYTEHHPHAVFTPAGGDSIWTIKADLVFPCATQNELNAADAKDLVANGVIAVTEGANMPSTLEAIEIFHEAGVSFGPAKAANAGGVAVSALEMAQNSQRTPWTFEEVDSKLYQIMKDIYANSAAAAKEFGEEGNLVLGANIAGFLKVAEAMSAQGVV, translated from the coding sequence ATGACAAGAGGTAAAGAATATGTTGCAGGTGTTTTTGAAAAAGTGAAAGCGCAGAACAGCCATGAAGCAGAATTTTTACAGGCGGTAGAAGAAGTTTTTGATTCACTGGTGCCAGTTTTTGATAAATACCCCCAATATATTGAAGAAAATATTCTTGAGCGTTTAGTAGAGCCGGAACGCGTACTCTCTTTTCGAGTGCCTTGGGTAGATGACCAAGGACAGGTTCGGGTTAATCGCGGTTATCGCGTTCAATTTTCATCGGCGATTGGCCCTTATAAAGGTGGATTGCGTTTCCATCCATCTGTCAATCAGTCAATCATTAAGTTTCTTGGTTTTGAACAGATTTTTAAAAACTCACTGACTGGCCTTCCTATTGGCGGTGGGAAAGGAGGATCTAATTTCGATCCTAAAGGAAAATCAGATAATGAAGTTATGCGCTTTACACAAAGCTTTATGACTGAACTGCAGAAATACATCGGTCCTGATACGGATGTGCCTGCTGGTGATATTGGTGTTGGCGGACGTGAGATTGGTTATATGTTCGGGCAGTACAAACGTCTGAATGGCTACAAGAATGGTGTGCTTACAGGTAAAGGCTTGACTTACGGTGGTTCGCTTGCCCGTACAGAAGCTACTGGCTACGGAGCTGTTTATTTTGCTGAGCAAATGCTTAAAGCGCGCGGCGAAGGCTTTGCTGGGAAGACAGCTATTGTTTCAGGTTCAGGCAATGTTGCCATCTATGCGACAGAAAAACTGCATGCTCTGGGGGCAAAAGTTGTGGCTGTTTCAGACTCCTCAGGCTATGTGTATGATAAAGACGGTATTAATCTTGAAACTCTTAAGCAACTGAAAGAAGTTGAGCGTGCGCGTATTGTGAAATATACTGAACATCATCCGCATGCTGTCTTTACTCCTGCCGGAGGCGACTCTATCTGGACGATTAAGGCTGACTTAGTCTTCCCATGCGCAACTCAAAATGAGTTAAACGCGGCAGATGCTAAGGATTTAGTCGCAAATGGTGTTATTGCAGTAACAGAAGGTGCTAATATGCCATCGACTTTGGAAGCTATTGAAATTTTCCATGAAGCAGGTGTATCCTTTGGCCCAGCTAAAGCAGCCAATGCTGGCGGTGTGGCTGTCTCAGCATTGGAAATGGCGCAAAACAGCCAGAGAACTCCTTGGACTTTCGAAGAAGTTGACAGTAAACTTTATCAGATTATGAAAGATATTTATGCTAATTCAGCAGCAGCAGCCAAAGAATTTGGTGAAGAGGGCAACCTTGTCTTAGGTGCCAATATTGCAGGCTTTCTTAAAGTGGCAGAAGCGATGTCTGCTCAAGGTGTGGTCTAA
- a CDS encoding AEC family transporter produces MTIAALIFEKLLVLFLLMGAGLFLAYRRIFTKEITLELSKLLTRFVAPSLFISSFISQEFSWEKLILLLAVIASAFLLIVIRIILMPLFLPKNRNTDKYAILFANVGFMGTPLALAVGGKEAVFFISGFVVANQIMQWTYGIYLISQDKSVINLRGVFINPAMIATVIGILLFLLPFKLPVVLTDAIDTFAQLNTPLSTLVLGSYFYKTAFKDIFLYPAAYYTAFLRLFMTSFISILIIWLLPFSLSAVKLALTIAVISPAAMNTALLSQVYGGDYEYGSRLVLLTTVLSLVSIPIMVAVASFLYL; encoded by the coding sequence ATGACAATTGCTGCTTTGATATTTGAAAAACTGCTTGTTTTGTTTTTGCTTATGGGGGCAGGGCTTTTTTTAGCCTACCGGCGAATTTTTACTAAAGAAATCACTTTGGAGCTGTCAAAATTATTGACTAGGTTTGTTGCGCCCAGTCTTTTCATCTCATCTTTTATCAGTCAGGAATTTTCTTGGGAAAAGTTGATTTTGCTGCTTGCTGTTATCGCTTCCGCTTTTTTGCTTATCGTTATCCGAATTATTTTAATGCCCTTGTTTCTGCCTAAAAACAGGAACACCGATAAATACGCTATTCTTTTTGCCAATGTTGGTTTTATGGGAACCCCCCTCGCTTTAGCAGTTGGCGGAAAGGAAGCAGTTTTCTTTATTTCAGGTTTTGTTGTAGCTAATCAGATTATGCAGTGGACCTATGGTATTTATCTGATTTCACAGGATAAATCAGTTATTAATTTACGCGGTGTTTTTATTAATCCGGCTATGATAGCAACGGTCATCGGCATACTCCTTTTTCTTTTGCCATTTAAATTGCCGGTCGTTTTAACCGATGCTATTGATACGTTTGCTCAGCTGAATACCCCCCTGTCCACTTTAGTGCTGGGGTCCTATTTTTACAAAACTGCTTTTAAAGATATTTTTCTTTATCCAGCAGCGTATTACACAGCTTTTTTACGTCTGTTTATGACTTCCTTTATCAGTATTTTGATTATTTGGCTTTTGCCGTTCAGCCTGTCAGCCGTTAAACTCGCTTTGACAATAGCTGTTATTTCACCGGCGGCGATGAATACAGCTCTGCTCAGTCAGGTTTATGGTGGTGATTATGAATACGGCTCACGCTTGGTGCTTTTAACAACTGTCCTATCTCTTGTGTCCATCCCAATCATGGTAGCCGTCGCCAGTTTTTTATACCTTTAA
- a CDS encoding MarR family winged helix-turn-helix transcriptional regulator: protein MMPAYSKAQQYARLRDEQFSLFEDYARKHGMNSKSLLVFMWIYHNQEGLSQERIAKKTFSSKQVVQAIVKNYVKKGWLYLEPSKVDKRKKLVRLTEKGLSNTAQLLDPLEYYEAKAMENLSAKEQEELLRTTQVFSQHLKTLLEAHQVIKND, encoded by the coding sequence ATGATGCCGGCTTATTCAAAAGCACAGCAGTATGCCCGTCTGCGTGATGAACAATTTTCGCTTTTTGAGGACTACGCCCGTAAACATGGAATGAATAGCAAAAGCCTGCTGGTTTTTATGTGGATTTACCATAATCAAGAGGGGCTGAGTCAGGAAAGGATAGCTAAAAAAACCTTTTCCAGTAAACAGGTTGTCCAGGCTATTGTCAAGAATTATGTCAAAAAAGGTTGGCTTTATCTGGAGCCCAGCAAGGTGGATAAACGCAAAAAATTAGTCAGGCTGACTGAAAAAGGACTGAGTAACACAGCACAGTTGCTGGACCCCTTGGAATATTATGAAGCTAAAGCGATGGAAAATCTGTCTGCTAAAGAGCAGGAGGAGCTGCTGAGAACAACGCAGGTTTTTTCACAGCACTTAAAGACTTTATTGGAGGCGCATCAGGTAATTAAAAATGATTAA
- a CDS encoding ABC transporter ATP-binding protein, with product MGNKRKVSLFSQMAPYIKSYRAAFLLAVVFTVISSSITVIGPDKLKEITDAITEGLAGQLDLDKIGRIAMTLALMYGAGAVISYTASFIVTTIIQKFSQKMRNAIADKINVLPLRYFDSHPQGDTLSRVTNDVDLMTQSLNQSLVSLVAAVVLLFGSIFMMIRTNGVLAATAIGSVFIGFILVIFIMSKTQPFFTRQQDNMAKVNGYVEEIYTGHNVVTSYSAVDQTKETFNQLNQNLYTSMWKSQFFSGIMMPMMQFIGNFGYVMVCIVGATLAINGDITMGTIVAFMTYVRIFSQPLSQIAQAVTQLQSARAAMGRVFEFLDEKEMSDEGAKERQLTAVKGDVAFKDVFFGYSKDKVIIHDFSAAAQAGQKIAIVGPTGAGKTTIVNLLMKFYDIDRGSITIDGIDINQMKREEVHDAFAMVLQDTWLFEGTVKENLIYNQENITDDQVVAAAKSVGVHHFIMTLPQGYDTMLDDSVSLSVGQKQLMTIARALLKDAPLLILDEATSSVDTRTEELIQQAMDKLMEGRTSFVIAHRLSTIRNADLILVMKDGNIIEQGNHDQLMSAGGFYADLYNSQFQAS from the coding sequence ATGGGAAATAAAAGAAAAGTGTCTTTATTCAGCCAAATGGCTCCTTATATTAAAAGTTACCGCGCAGCTTTTTTGCTCGCTGTTGTGTTTACGGTTATTTCAAGCAGCATCACTGTTATTGGTCCTGATAAGCTAAAAGAGATTACAGATGCTATCACTGAAGGATTGGCCGGACAGCTTGATTTAGATAAAATTGGCAGGATTGCCATGACTTTGGCACTTATGTACGGAGCCGGTGCGGTTATTTCTTATACAGCCAGCTTTATTGTCACAACTATTATCCAAAAATTTTCACAAAAGATGCGCAATGCCATCGCTGATAAGATTAATGTCTTGCCTTTGCGGTATTTTGACAGCCACCCTCAGGGAGACACTCTTTCTCGTGTGACCAACGATGTCGACTTGATGACGCAGTCACTCAATCAAAGCTTAGTCTCGCTTGTAGCTGCTGTTGTACTCTTATTCGGTTCAATTTTTATGATGATAAGAACTAACGGTGTTCTGGCAGCAACCGCTATCGGTTCTGTTTTTATCGGCTTTATTCTTGTTATTTTTATTATGAGTAAAACACAGCCCTTCTTTACCCGGCAGCAGGATAATATGGCTAAGGTTAATGGCTATGTTGAAGAAATTTATACCGGCCACAATGTTGTGACAAGCTACAGTGCTGTTGATCAGACCAAAGAAACGTTTAATCAGCTTAATCAAAATTTATATACAAGTATGTGGAAGTCACAATTCTTTTCAGGAATTATGATGCCTATGATGCAGTTTATCGGAAATTTTGGCTATGTCATGGTTTGTATTGTCGGTGCTACTCTGGCTATCAATGGCGATATCACAATGGGGACAATTGTCGCCTTTATGACCTATGTCCGTATTTTCTCGCAGCCTTTATCACAGATTGCACAGGCAGTCACACAATTACAGTCAGCCCGTGCTGCAATGGGACGAGTTTTTGAATTTCTGGATGAAAAAGAAATGAGTGATGAAGGGGCTAAAGAAAGACAGCTTACAGCGGTTAAAGGTGATGTTGCCTTCAAGGATGTTTTCTTTGGCTATTCGAAGGACAAGGTGATTATTCATGATTTTTCCGCGGCTGCTCAGGCTGGACAGAAAATTGCTATTGTCGGCCCAACCGGTGCCGGTAAAACAACGATTGTCAATCTGCTGATGAAATTTTACGACATTGATCGCGGCAGTATTACTATTGACGGAATTGATATCAATCAGATGAAACGTGAAGAAGTTCATGATGCTTTTGCGATGGTCCTGCAGGATACTTGGCTTTTTGAAGGCACGGTTAAAGAGAATTTAATCTATAATCAGGAAAATATTACAGATGATCAAGTTGTTGCAGCTGCTAAATCTGTCGGTGTACACCATTTTATTATGACTCTGCCGCAAGGCTATGATACCATGCTCGATGATTCGGTCAGTCTGTCGGTAGGTCAGAAGCAGCTGATGACTATAGCCCGTGCACTACTGAAAGATGCTCCTCTTCTTATTCTGGACGAAGCGACCTCGTCAGTTGATACCAGAACGGAGGAACTGATTCAGCAAGCCATGGATAAACTGATGGAGGGACGGACATCATTCGTTATTGCTCACAGGCTGTCTACTATCCGTAATGCTGATCTGATATTAGTTATGAAGGACGGCAATATTATTGAACAAGGCAACCATGACCAGCTGATGTCAGCCGGCGGTTTCTATGCAGACCTCTATAACTCACAGTTCCAAGCTTCTTAA